The following DNA comes from Sphingobacteriales bacterium.
AAAAAATCCGTGCCTCCGTGGTGAAATTACCTCCGTGGTGAAAAAATCCTATAATATTCGTTCAGGATTAATGGTAAACCTATATGGCAGTCTCGCATCTTCCCCGGCATACTCCACCCCGATTCGGCTATTGACTTCAATATCTTTTTCAGTAAGTCTGATGCCTGCATCTTCCAGCCAGACTTCATCCGATTCCAGCGATATTCCATTATGAATCAATGAAATACCAAGAGCTTGCGTAACTTTTCCAGGTCCATTCCAGACTTCGGGGCTATTATTCGTTTGCTTCCTTCTCACAAGCATTTCGTCCAGACCTCTCTTCGGCCATATTGCCCTGATAAGAACAGCATCAGGAACACCGATAATGCTGGTTACGATATTAAAGAGTTTATGAATTCCATAACAGAGATAAACATAAGCTATTCCTCCGGCTTCGTACATCACAGAAGTCCTGCTGGTAAAACGATTATTATATGCATGGGAAGCCCGGTCTTTTATTCCCGCATAGGCTTCAGTTTCGGTGATAATTCCCG
Coding sequences within:
- a CDS encoding DNA-3-methyladenine glycosylase; this encodes MKKIPKDFYQRKDVVLIARELLGKELCTFVNGTITSGIITETEAYAGIKDRASHAYNNRFTSRTSVMYEAGGIAYVYLCYGIHKLFNIVTSIIGVPDAVLIRAIWPKRGLDEMLVRRKQTNNSPEVWNGPGKVTQALGISLIHNGISLESDEVWLEDAGIRLTEKDIEVNSRIGVEYAGEDARLPYRFTINPERIL